GTCGACTCAGCGGCATCACCGGCGGGAAGGAGacggttgccatggtgacgtCTACTTCACATTTGGTTGGTCAGGTTGGAGTCCAACCAGCTGATGCAGAGCAGCGGCTCTGATCTGATTGCTTTGGGTTTCTCTGATCGTTTCCCAGCATGCCCGGCTCTGGACGGGTCCGGTCAGCGGGACGCGGCCCGGAGAGCGGCTGCTgcagcggctgctgctgctgtggctgcagctgctgctgtggctgcagctgcagctgctgctgcggctgcagTGACTCGGTTTCTCCTTGGCTGTGATCCGGGCAGCAGAAGACAACATGAGCTCAGCTGTGGCGCCGGCGGCGGCCGGAGGTTTGTGCGTTTCGGAGCCGACCCGCAGCATCAGAAACAAACGGAGACGGCCGGCGGCGGCCGACAGACGTGACGAGAGGAGCTGAGTTAACAACgtaatgttcatttaaaagcaTCGCTGACCTTTTCCTGGAACGAGGCGGCAGCAGCTCAGCGGGTGAGGGGACGTCCTCCAGCAGAGGACAGAGACAACCTGTCCTTCGTCCACCACAGGACCTTCATGTAACGTGTGTTTAAATACCAGACAGATATAAAcactcaattaaaaaataaaaatgttcctgcTAAAGATCAGAACAATGGGAGACGTTTCACTTATTGAAATGCCAAAGTTTCAATACTATTGATTAGTAATATTCCTGAGGTTTCAGACATAAAACATCTGGGAGTAATTTTTGATGAAAtctccagaaaaacaaaccaaacagctTCTTAAGATCTTCTTCTCGCTCGTGTCGAAACAAAACGACCTTCAGCTGAAACACGACCGGAACCTCGTCTTGAAATCTCTGCACCCcattaaatcttcattttgaCATTCAGAAACAAATCCTGCCAACCTGCTGGAGTGAAACCCAATCTGCTCGTGATCGTTGGATtctaatgattttaaaaagcaacttaaattattcttttgtaaacaaacatttagtctCAGTATCTGCGTTTCCATTGGCCAAATGCACAAACTGGAATTATGAAAATTCTTGACAAAAAGTTTTGGAGATCGGATAAGTTggatggggctgcacagtggcgcagttggtagagctgttgccttgcagcaagaaggttctgggttcgattcccggtctttctgcatggagtctccatgttctccctgtgcatggtgggttttctccaggtactccggtttcctcccacagtccagaaacatgactgtcaggttaactggcctctccagattgcccctaggtgtgagtgtgtgtgtgcatggttttgtgtctctgtgttgtcctgcgacagactggccacctgtccaggtgaccccgcctctcgcccggtacattagctggagaggaaccagcacctcctgacaccactgagggacaagggtgaaagaaaatggatggatggataagtTGAATGTTGGTGGCATTGAAattaaaactgtaatggaaaacAACCGAATGTTACTACAggtggaaacgacaaagaagatgacaggaagtgtaGAGGATGATGTGAACAAACTGTCTTCACATGtcataaatcaaataaatcactTGCTCACCTGCAGGCATGTGGATCCTGAATCCGACCTGGAGGTAAATAATGCAGGTCACTCTGAAAAACACGCAAACCGCATAAACTTTGTGCTTCCTCAGATAAATGCCAGCTAGAACCGAAGATAAAATTAGATTTGCTGCTAACtttgaataaaagcagaaatggcaGTGATCTCTGGGAAAACCCACAGCGATGTGAAGCGCACTGCTGAAGTAAAACTGCAGCTTCAAAGTaaacaaatgacttttttcccGTCTTAGACGTGAACGTTTTGCATAACGAATGAGCGCCAGAGGTAAAGATTCGGCCCCCTGCTGCTGTTAATTAGCTTCCTGTCATGATGGCGGACCTGAACCAACTCTCACTGCATCTGGGTTTAAACCCGTCAGACTGAATTAGATCCGCTGTGGTGCCTCAGCCTCAACGTGGCAGGAACATTTCAGATTCACTGGAATTAAAAACTcggtttttttacttttttataggCGATGCAGAGATTTGTGACTTAATTCTCAACCCAAAACCCTGCAGAATTagtcaataaatatatttctggtTACTTATAAattctgtttttccatttaaagtCAAATCTGTGCTGATCTTTTGTTTAGCGACGtgcaataaaagtttaaaaaggcATTAATTTGTCTTGGTTTTACAAGGTTTATCAAAcgaaatgcttttgttttagtCTAAAGATGCTTCTAGAAACTTGTGATTCGTTACAGCAAAGTgaatatttgtcattatttaaacTTTGGTGTAAtttatcaaacagaaaaaatattttagagctTCTGGCATTTTTAGTCTCATGTTGTAATTTAATCTGCATCTCTAAACTATGTTGGATGGTTTATAGGAAAGCTAAGATTTTACCTGCACAGGTGATGGAGGGGAAAATGTTCCGCCGCCTCATGGCCTGGTTGAGTCTCCAACCTGAACAACAACCTAAAATAAAGAGATAAACGGACAAAAGAGATTAAATCTTGGGATTTTTTTGGCCAAATTTCATCAAGGTATGTCTTTGATAAACACAAGTTTGCTGAATTGATAGCACTAATGCTAGTAGCTCGTAATCCACTCTGATACGCCGTTTCTTATTTACGACAAAACGTTCCAGTCAACTAAGAAGCATCCAGAACTACGGAAGCCgagtaaatacagaaataaacgGACATGTTTCCTACACAGTTAGTGTAAATTCATACCAAGAaagttcccaccctcatctatggtcatgagctttgggtcatgaccgaaagaacgagatcacgggtacaagcggccgaaatgggtttcctcctccgcagggtggctgggctctcccttagagagagaagctcggtcatccgggagggactcagagtagagccgctgctcctccacgtcgagaggagccagttgaggctcgggcatctggtcaggatgcctcctggacgcctccctggtgaggagttcaggtcccaccgggaggaggggagacccaggacacgctggagggacgatgtctctctatggcctgggaacgccttgggattccgccggaggagctggaagaggctggggagggaagtctgggcctcccttctgaagctgctgaccccgcgacccgaccccggataagcggaagaaaatggatggatggatgaaagtcTGAACGtattcaaaagcaggaagtggactacagcgcggggcattctgggtaaatacagccaaaacaaacacgcaaGTCTCGGGTTAGCAGGAGAAaagtcttttaccaaagacgaGATAAATCCTCCAACAGCTAAAATCTAACGCCTTTATTTTGGTTCcgtttggtgaagaaggaagttgctctcagtgtcttcagaggtttttgtgtcgtttccttcagtgattcttggcgcagcgcccccacaggccaggaggggaacaggtttttcaaattgGTTGTTTTGGCTCAGGGCAACGAGAAAGAGAACAAATGCTGCAGTTTTGATCCCGAATCGAtccgagtctaccggactgtcaggagggaaaacagaataaaacacagtttgaaagAACCTGCGTGGAAGATTCAGGAAGTTTTTTCTCCACCAAAACCCCCAGACTTTACAACGGCATCATTTCATTGCCTTCTAAGTGTTCAATCGATTACTAGAGCAtttctatcaatcaatcaaatcaatcaaatgttatttgtatagcacatttcagcagcaaggcatttcaaagtgctttacataattaaaataaaaacagcaggtgacattaaataaacagtgagagagagatttaaaaaaagataaaaacattaaaacccatttaggacttcagttaaacatcgtttaactgggactctaaccctcagggactttagtttgacaaggactccaacctcgaggtttttagttgaaactccgtcaactgggactctaaaccccgtagaactttagttaaacgtcgtttaactttgacgttttccgggggctttacatcattaaaacgtggaaaagaaattaaaaacattaaagacatgaaaacatggaagacatcaaaaccggcactctaaccctaatttagccataagcaactctaaccaggtgggttttatgttgatatttaaaggctctcagtgtttcagctgtttcacagttttctggaagtttgttccagatctgtagtgcatagaaactgaatgctgcttctccatgtttggttctggttctggggatgcagagcagaaccagaaccagaagatctgaggggtccaGACGGTTGRTACAGYAAYaacagatctttaatgtattgtggtgctaaaccgttcagtgatttataaactaacatcagtattttaaagtYTATYctctgagctacagggagccagtgcagggactttaaaactggtgttatgtctccatcttcctggttttagtcagaactccagcagcagcatctggatcagctgcagatgtttgattgatttgttagtYagacctgtgaagacgctgttgcagtaatcaatgcagctaaagataaacgcatggatgagtttctctagatggtgctgagacatcagtcctctaatcctggagatgttcttcaggggATAGAAGGTCGACTTTGACTGAGTTCTGAAGTAACTTCATGCTTTAGTTTTCTTCTAATGAAGGACAGGACAATCGATCAAATATGTGTTGAACGCCACAGTTTACTGCCTCTAGCCATCGAGTTTGACATCGTAAATATTCGTCCTTAGTGACTTCGTTCCATTTGTTCCTCAAAACCTGAATTTCTACTTTCCAAATGGGTAAAATTCAGTCTTTGAAATGTGGAGATTCTTCCGTCCTCTCACTGTAATTTCCTGCTCACAGTGAAATCTGTTCCAAATccgtttttctttctcattaaaTCAGTTTCTGCTGCTATTCTAAGATCTGCTTTCTGACATTTAGAGATATTTTTGCTGTGGATCTCAGTTAAACTCAATTGAAGAAGATCTGGaaagtcaaactgaaaacagctcataaaataaTCTGTTGTGTGAAAGACAGGAACTGTAACGGCTGCTCCATTGGCGccgaggtttttttttttggtttacgTTTGCAGGTGTTCCCagatttaaagtttgatttgtgaAGTAAATGAAGCCACACAGAGAAATCTGATGATTTCCAGGAACCGGGCAGAATACCTGCAGGTCCGCTGATTGGAGGAAGTTTGAGGTGAGCACTTTGCTCTTCACAGCAGGAGGCGATTTGTCAAACAGAGAACAACGGCTGGGAGGATTTACTGCAGGCGATTTCCACTCTGCAAAGCGTCCGAGGTGGAGGATCCACAGCAGAGATGTTCCACTGGCTGTGGGAACGTCAGACTGCAGAGTGGGCAAAACCTCCAAGATGAGAGAGAGACAGTCGCTTTTAAAGCTCAACTGATGAAATAGTTTATGCAACGTTATCTTTTTCCTCCGTTTTCCTCCAGGTTTTAATGCCTGTAATCATTTGAATGTTTAtataacagaataaaacttAGTTTGGAGTCGCAGCGTCCATCGCTGACGTTTTCTGGGTGAGAGCTTTTTCATATCTACTGTTGATTTCTGAAGTTTACACagaaaataagaggaaaaacacaataaaatgtaaagattgcTTAGAAAGaccacaaaataataaatgttgagactgaaaaataattataatatttacATTGCCACATAGTTTCCtttcagctttgtgttttttgatgtgttttttggaTCTCTGACTGCAGGATCTTTATGAGTTGTTGCCCGATTCTAATTTTTTTACGTTTGTTTTGACTCGtctcagttatttattttttgtcatattcaGCTCtttcatgcaacattttttatccTCGTCCATTTTCCAGCTGCATTCAgcgtctttgtgtttcttttaggGTTCCTTCACATCGTAATGAAGCTCTGGGCAGATCCCAGATCCCTGCCGGATCCCTGCTGGATCCCTGCCGGATCCCTGCCGGGTCAGTTGTTGGTGGCGCTCGGCGTcaggttctgatgctgctgcacaGATCCACCCCCCATTCCAGCATTTATAAAGCCAGtaataaagacacaaacactGCAGGCTCAACAGGTCGgcgtcaccatggcaaccccATCCTCCTCATCTGCCTTCATgctgtttcctcctcctcctcctcctcctcctcctccttgtctAACAGTAAATCCATACAGAGGggaggacagagaggaagaatCAATTCCTCCTGGAAGAGCCggctttgtgtttgtctctgcCGCCGTCACCCGACACTCAGGCGGCTGCTTTGATTTCCTGATTTACTCCtcactgatgtttctgtttggagCATCGGTCTGAAGAAAAGGAGGTAGAAATGCtttattgatttgtaaaaaaataataaaataaaatcaccttcTATCTGTTTTCAAATCGTTATTCGTGTAAACACggagaaataaaagcttaaagcCTCAGACTCTTCAGCAACATGAACCTTTTCTGGAAACCAGGCGATGCGTCAGTGTGACTGGATatctgctgccacctagtggatGGATGTACAAACTACAGACCGCGTCTGATAAACATTGGAGTTTTGGCAGCGCGTTGAAagctgctgaaatgtttcttaaCATTTCTtcagagagcagcagaaatTCAAACCTGGACAGAATCACCTCTAAAAGTTAATAAAGTTTATTCGATCTGtccagtaaaaacataaaagttctAACTTGTTGCTTCAAAGAACTAAAATTTTCTCTTTCAaactttgtttactttttggAACTCAAGTTTCTAACATAAAAGTTTTATGTTGGAGAAACAGCTTGACAGGTGACATAATGACATTAAACT
The Poecilia reticulata strain Guanapo linkage group LG17, Guppy_female_1.0+MT, whole genome shotgun sequence DNA segment above includes these coding regions:
- the LOC108167085 gene encoding transcription factor Sp8-like isoform X1; translation: MAVDPLWSTQRHHRREGDGCHGDVYFTFACPALDGSGQRDAARRAAAAAAAAAVAAAAAVAAAAAAAAAAVTRFLLGCDPGSRRQHELSCGAGGGRRFVRFGADPQHQKQTETAGGGRQT
- the LOC108167085 gene encoding transcription factor Sp8-like isoform X2, whose translation is MAVDPLWSTQRHHRREGDGCHACPALDGSGQRDAARRAAAAAAAAAVAAAAAVAAAAAAAAAAVTRFLLGCDPGSRRQHELSCGAGGGRRFVRFGADPQHQKQTETAGGGRQT